The following proteins are encoded in a genomic region of Cydia strobilella chromosome 19, ilCydStro3.1, whole genome shotgun sequence:
- the LOC134750248 gene encoding NADH dehydrogenase [ubiquinone] 1 alpha subcomplex subunit 7-like, with amino-acid sequence MSKAKVALRDISPIMQALRNFLLGRKHTNALRFEPFLADRTQPPPAIPDGVAHKHSQNYYYTRDARRDVVPPIDVTKVLIEASSDKGAPKKAATVAPTPGQLYQWDKHY; translated from the exons atgagtAAAGCTAAGGTGGCTTTGCGTGATATTTCACCAATCATGCAAGCTTTGAGGAATTTTTTGCTTGGC cgAAAGCATACCAACGCCTTGAGGTTCGAGCCATTCCTGGCTGACAGGACTCAACCACCGCCAGCAATTCCCGATGGTGTTGCCCACAA GCACTCCCAGAATTACTACTATACAAGAGACGCACGCCGCGACGTAGTTCCGCCGATAGATGTCACCAAAGTGCTCATTGAAGCTAGCTCAGACAAGGG tgcacCCAAGAAGGCGGCAACGGTAGCTCCCACCCCTGGACAACTATACCAATGGGACAAGCACTATTAg